One genomic segment of Luteitalea sp. includes these proteins:
- a CDS encoding sodium:proton antiporter: MSRIFTRIIDYSLLLIAGTVLALVWANLDHDSYETVAHALEFVVNDIGMAFFFALAAKEVFESTLPGGALSSPRESAVPILAAVGGMAVPAGIYVIMVHLSGLPELARGWAVPCATDIAFSYMVARVLFPAGSPAIPFLLLLAIADDAMGLVLLASFYPQKAFSIVWFAGPLVVALAIAWWLRRRRVRSFWPYVLLAGTCSWIGFHEGGIHPALALVPIVPFMPHRMMDLGIYEPTEEHGADTLSQFEHWWKVPVQVVLGLFGFANAGVQLAAMGAGTAIVVIALVVGKPLGIAGFTWLAERCGFRRAHGLSWGDIMLLGTVAGIGFTVALFFAIAAFPAGDLLDQVRMGALLSFIAAPIALLLAMVRRLVPGREPRAASAEE, from the coding sequence ATCTCTCGAATCTTCACGCGGATCATCGACTACTCGCTGCTGCTGATCGCGGGCACGGTGCTCGCCCTAGTCTGGGCGAACCTCGACCACGACAGCTACGAAACCGTTGCGCATGCCCTCGAGTTCGTGGTGAACGACATCGGCATGGCGTTCTTCTTCGCGCTGGCCGCGAAGGAGGTCTTCGAATCGACCCTGCCCGGTGGCGCGCTCTCGTCACCGCGGGAATCGGCCGTGCCCATTCTGGCCGCCGTGGGCGGGATGGCGGTGCCGGCGGGCATCTACGTCATCATGGTGCACCTGTCTGGCTTGCCGGAGCTGGCTCGAGGCTGGGCCGTGCCGTGCGCCACGGACATCGCGTTCTCGTACATGGTGGCGCGTGTCCTGTTTCCGGCGGGCAGCCCTGCGATACCGTTTCTGCTCCTGCTCGCGATTGCGGACGATGCCATGGGGCTGGTGCTGCTCGCGTCGTTCTATCCGCAAAAGGCGTTCTCGATTGTGTGGTTCGCCGGTCCGCTCGTCGTGGCGCTTGCCATTGCCTGGTGGCTGCGACGGCGGCGCGTGCGGAGCTTCTGGCCGTACGTGCTTCTTGCTGGAACCTGCTCGTGGATCGGCTTCCATGAGGGGGGTATCCATCCAGCGCTCGCGCTCGTTCCGATCGTGCCCTTCATGCCGCATCGGATGATGGACCTCGGCATCTACGAGCCGACCGAGGAGCATGGCGCCGACACGTTGAGCCAGTTCGAGCATTGGTGGAAGGTGCCCGTGCAGGTCGTGCTCGGCCTGTTTGGCTTCGCCAACGCGGGCGTGCAACTGGCGGCCATGGGAGCGGGCACGGCGATCGTCGTGATTGCGCTGGTCGTCGGCAAGCCGCTCGGTATCGCCGGGTTCACGTGGCTCGCCGAGCGGTGTGGCTTTCGGCGGGCGCACGGGTTGTCCTGGGGCGATATCATGCTGCTCGGCACGGTCGCCGGCATTGGCTTCACCGTTGCGCTGTTCTTTGCGATTGCCGCATTCCCGGCGGGCGACCTGCTGGATCAAGTGCGAATGGGGGCCCTTCTGAGCTTCATTGCCGCGCCGATCGCGCTCCTGCTCGCGATGGTGCGGCGCTTGGTGCCTGGGCGCGAACCGCGGGCAGCGTCCGCAGAGGAATGA
- a CDS encoding c-type cytochrome, translating to MGVRRTHKLLITYVVISFLVTFVARVVAQSDGAGWTIPEGASKETNPLSVAPELIDQGKELYADNCRRCHGPEGRGDGSDADPDDPPADLTDSRRASRNRDGVVFHKIWNGRSDPKMPAFKEEGLSKEDVWTIVAYVQSLRKGLRKG from the coding sequence ATGGGCGTGAGAAGAACACACAAGTTACTGATTACGTACGTGGTAATTTCATTTCTTGTAACTTTCGTCGCACGCGTTGTCGCGCAGTCCGACGGTGCAGGCTGGACGATTCCCGAAGGTGCATCGAAGGAAACCAACCCGCTGTCGGTAGCGCCAGAGCTCATTGATCAGGGCAAGGAGCTGTATGCCGACAATTGCAGGCGATGCCACGGCCCAGAGGGACGAGGGGATGGCAGCGATGCCGATCCGGACGACCCGCCTGCCGACCTGACGGATTCCCGACGCGCGTCCCGTAACCGCGACGGCGTCGTCTTCCACAAGATCTGGAACGGTCGCAGCGACCCGAAGATGCCTGCGTTCAAGGAGGAAGGGTTGAGCAAGGAGGATGTTTGGACGATCGTCGCGTATGTGCAGTCCCTGAGGAAGGGCCTGAGGAAGGGTTGA
- the lysC gene encoding lysine-sensitive aspartokinase 3, whose amino-acid sequence MTVQDESFMVIMKFGGTSVKDATAMHRVAAIVRRAEQRGVRPLVVVSAMSKVTDQLIRAAMRAAQGEEDDAASLVQQLAARHREAAESVAGSRHLPDLTTALESDWRDATELLHALAILRDLAPRSLDALVATGEIASSRLMTAALRAAGLAPVWVDARRVLVTDEEHGTAQPDMAATRERVRLEVEPHISAGGVPVVGGFIGATKQGATSTLGRGGSDYSASIFGAVLGAAEIQIWTDVDGMLTADPRVVSGTRSVRSLSFAEASELAYFGAKVLHPSTILPAVGAGIPVRILNSHRPDVPGTTIVESPPISPTPITALACKRDVTVIDITSSRMFMAHGFLRRLFEVFERYRTSVDVVTTSEVSVSVTVDDTRHLAAILSALEEFADVSAEREMALLCAVGERLRTDAALSAQILGALEGFPLRMVSQAGSRRNVTVVLPEAQLAAAMGLIHDRFCALRQEAAPTSMELA is encoded by the coding sequence ATGACCGTGCAGGACGAATCATTCATGGTGATCATGAAATTCGGCGGGACGTCGGTGAAAGATGCCACTGCCATGCATCGTGTGGCGGCCATCGTCCGCCGCGCGGAGCAGCGCGGCGTCCGGCCGCTCGTGGTCGTCTCCGCGATGTCGAAGGTCACCGACCAGCTCATTCGCGCCGCAATGCGCGCGGCCCAGGGTGAGGAGGACGATGCGGCGTCCCTGGTACAGCAGCTTGCGGCGCGTCATCGTGAAGCGGCGGAATCGGTGGCGGGAAGCAGACATCTGCCGGACCTCACGACGGCGCTCGAATCGGACTGGCGCGATGCGACCGAGCTCCTGCACGCGCTCGCGATTCTGCGGGATCTCGCACCCCGCTCGTTGGACGCGCTCGTGGCCACCGGCGAGATCGCCAGTAGTCGTCTCATGACGGCGGCCTTGCGGGCCGCTGGTCTCGCCCCTGTGTGGGTCGATGCCCGTCGCGTCCTCGTGACGGACGAGGAGCACGGGACAGCACAACCTGATATGGCGGCCACGCGAGAGCGCGTGCGTCTGGAGGTCGAGCCGCACATCTCGGCCGGAGGCGTGCCAGTCGTCGGCGGCTTCATCGGTGCAACGAAACAGGGCGCGACCTCGACGCTCGGACGCGGTGGCTCCGATTACTCGGCGTCGATCTTCGGCGCCGTCCTGGGTGCTGCGGAGATCCAAATCTGGACGGATGTGGACGGGATGCTGACGGCCGATCCGCGCGTTGTTTCCGGAACGCGCTCAGTGCGAAGCCTCTCGTTTGCCGAAGCATCAGAGCTTGCGTACTTTGGCGCGAAGGTGCTGCATCCAAGCACCATTCTGCCCGCCGTCGGAGCCGGTATCCCCGTACGGATCCTCAACTCGCACCGGCCGGATGTGCCCGGTACGACGATCGTGGAGTCGCCGCCGATCTCGCCGACGCCGATCACTGCTCTGGCCTGCAAGCGCGATGTCACGGTCATCGATATCACGTCGTCGCGCATGTTCATGGCACATGGCTTCCTGCGCCGGCTCTTCGAGGTGTTCGAGCGATACCGGACATCGGTGGATGTCGTCACGACCTCGGAGGTGAGCGTATCGGTCACGGTGGACGACACGCGGCATCTTGCCGCGATTCTTTCCGCCTTGGAAGAGTTTGCCGACGTGTCGGCCGAGCGCGAGATGGCGCTGCTGTGCGCTGTTGGAGAGCGCCTGCGAACGGACGCCGCGCTCTCGGCACAGATCCTCGGCGCGCTCGAGGGCTTCCCGCTGCGCATGGTCTCGCAGGCGGGATCGCGAAGAAACGTGACGGTCGTGTTGCCCGAGGCACAACTGGCGGCTGCGATGGGGCTGATCCACGACCGCTTTTGCGCATTGCGGCAAGAGGCAGCGCCGACTAGCATGGAGCTGGCGTGA
- the pyk gene encoding pyruvate kinase, which translates to MLIQMSTPARSTRIRRTKIIATLGPVSADEQTLGSLIAAGVDIFRLNFSHGTREDHVRTLARVRARAVHAGHEVAVLQDLGGPKIRTGRLKDGRPIDLRAGERLLVITGNEEGEPGRVFTSYAGLAQSVSPGDRLLLADGRIELQVDASDGRVIVTTVVGGGLLGEHKGINAPAVRLPARAITAKDEEDLRCGLAHGVDLVALSFVQSAEDLHHARELIRRAGAEGLPLVAKIERPQAVANLESIIAAADAVMVARGDLGLELPLEQVPRVQKEITRRAQARGVPVIVATQVLESMHDSPRPTRAEVSDAANAVDGSVDAIMLSGETAVGAYPVESVRVLDAIIRDAESLTDAARVSVGPEVINIAHSRAICEAASRLAASDQVAAIVAVTRAGKTARVLSAYRPPVPIYAVTRSCALARRLALFRGVVPLVIDDAVEADPSGLAIERHLVERGILQPGSVILFVSVSADLTRGDANFLRIRTVGDPSNDGDV; encoded by the coding sequence ATGCTCATCCAGATGAGCACGCCGGCGCGGAGCACGCGGATCCGCCGCACCAAGATCATCGCCACGCTGGGTCCCGTGAGCGCCGACGAGCAGACGCTCGGGAGCTTGATCGCGGCGGGCGTCGATATCTTCCGCCTGAACTTCTCACACGGTACCCGCGAGGATCACGTTCGCACCCTGGCACGCGTGCGCGCGCGTGCCGTTCATGCAGGGCATGAAGTGGCCGTCCTCCAGGATCTCGGCGGGCCGAAGATCCGGACGGGCCGGCTCAAGGATGGTCGACCGATCGATCTCCGGGCGGGTGAGCGGCTGCTCGTGATCACGGGCAACGAGGAAGGCGAGCCTGGCCGCGTATTCACGAGCTACGCCGGCCTGGCGCAATCGGTGTCACCGGGCGACCGCCTGTTGCTGGCCGACGGGCGCATCGAGCTGCAGGTCGACGCCTCGGATGGACGAGTCATCGTCACCACGGTCGTGGGTGGTGGTTTGCTCGGCGAGCACAAGGGGATCAATGCGCCAGCCGTCCGTCTTCCCGCCAGGGCGATCACCGCCAAAGACGAAGAGGATCTCCGGTGCGGCCTGGCGCACGGCGTGGATCTCGTTGCCTTGAGCTTCGTTCAATCTGCAGAGGATCTTCATCACGCTCGTGAGCTCATCCGCCGCGCGGGCGCAGAAGGGCTGCCGCTGGTTGCCAAAATCGAGCGACCGCAGGCTGTCGCGAACCTCGAAAGCATCATTGCCGCGGCGGACGCGGTAATGGTTGCGCGTGGGGATCTTGGCCTGGAGCTGCCGCTCGAACAGGTGCCGCGTGTGCAGAAGGAGATCACGCGTCGCGCCCAAGCGCGCGGAGTGCCCGTTATCGTGGCCACGCAGGTTCTCGAGTCCATGCACGACTCGCCACGGCCGACGCGGGCCGAGGTGAGCGATGCTGCAAACGCGGTAGACGGTTCCGTGGACGCCATCATGCTCTCGGGCGAGACTGCGGTGGGCGCGTATCCCGTGGAATCCGTGCGCGTGCTGGATGCCATCATTCGTGATGCGGAAAGCCTCACGGACGCGGCGCGGGTGAGCGTCGGCCCGGAGGTGATCAACATTGCGCACAGCCGTGCGATTTGCGAGGCGGCCTCCAGGCTCGCCGCATCGGACCAGGTTGCGGCCATCGTGGCCGTCACGCGCGCAGGCAAGACGGCGCGGGTGCTCTCGGCCTATCGTCCGCCGGTGCCGATTTACGCCGTGACTCGGAGCTGTGCGCTCGCGCGTCGCTTGGCGCTCTTCCGCGGTGTCGTTCCGCTGGTGATTGACGACGCCGTGGAGGCGGACCCGTCGGGCCTGGCCATCGAGCGGCACCTGGTGGAGCGCGGAATTCTCCAACCCGGCTCGGTCATCTTGTTCGTGAGCGTCAGCGCGGACCTGACACGCGGTGACGCGAATTTTCTCCGTATTCGCACGGTCGGCGATCCATCAAACGACGGGGATGTGTAG
- a CDS encoding 2,3,4,5-tetrahydropyridine-2,6-dicarboxylate N-succinyltransferase encodes MTVPVGELSERITALWAKGAEADRAEGRNVFEALRGALSVGAVRAAEPDSTSPTGWRVNAWVKQGILFGFRFGVSSDVSADHGRFSFFDKDTLPVKRFTPDCCVRIVPGGSSVRDGAFVARGVVCMPPMFINIGAWVGERALIDSHVLIGSCAQIGQRVHVSAGAQIGGVIEPVGAMPVIVEDDVLIGGNTGVYEGVVVKERAVIGAGTIITGSTPIYDLPNARIIRPEKDQPLVVPPCAVVVPGARAVTAEAGRQWQLSLSTPVIVKYRDSRTDARTELEQWIR; translated from the coding sequence ATGACCGTTCCAGTGGGGGAGCTTTCTGAGCGCATCACGGCCCTCTGGGCCAAGGGCGCCGAGGCCGATCGTGCAGAGGGGCGCAACGTCTTCGAGGCGCTGCGAGGAGCGCTTTCGGTCGGTGCCGTGCGCGCTGCCGAGCCGGATTCCACATCGCCGACCGGTTGGCGCGTGAACGCGTGGGTGAAGCAAGGCATCTTGTTCGGCTTCCGATTCGGTGTGTCGTCGGACGTGTCGGCCGACCACGGTCGTTTCTCCTTTTTCGACAAGGACACGTTGCCGGTCAAGCGATTCACGCCCGACTGTTGCGTCCGGATCGTGCCGGGTGGCTCGAGCGTCCGCGACGGTGCCTTCGTCGCACGCGGGGTCGTCTGCATGCCGCCCATGTTCATCAACATCGGGGCATGGGTCGGTGAGCGTGCGCTGATCGACTCGCACGTCCTGATTGGCTCGTGCGCGCAGATTGGCCAGCGCGTGCACGTGAGCGCGGGCGCGCAGATCGGTGGTGTCATCGAGCCTGTTGGCGCCATGCCCGTCATCGTGGAAGACGATGTGTTGATCGGCGGGAACACCGGTGTCTACGAAGGGGTGGTGGTGAAAGAGCGCGCGGTCATCGGCGCCGGCACCATCATCACGGGATCGACGCCCATTTACGATCTGCCGAACGCACGCATCATCCGACCCGAGAAAGACCAGCCGCTCGTCGTGCCCCCGTGCGCCGTCGTCGTGCCCGGCGCGCGTGCAGTGACGGCGGAGGCCGGTCGCCAGTGGCAGCTCTCGCTCAGCACGCCGGTCATCGTGAAGTACCGCGACTCGCGCACCGACGCGCGAACGGAGCTCGAGCAGTGGATTCGCTAG
- a CDS encoding dihydrodipicolinate reductase, which yields MTTLSALIVGHGRMGQLIESLAPHYGIQITGVVTSRTARSDLARSRFPRLDVIFEFTAASAFVENLAALCDLGAPLVVGTTGWSEHHETAVRAAVERAGIAGVFAANFSVGATVLEAVAVRTATLIADHGDYGAFLHEAHHAGKRDAPSGTAKAILAAIERAGYLQRLDVSVTRAGHLPGIHTVGFDGPSETITLTHTVRDRATFARGALHAGRWVQGKQGWFTMRDVLGIE from the coding sequence GTGACAACGCTCTCTGCGCTCATCGTGGGGCACGGCCGGATGGGCCAGCTCATCGAGAGCCTCGCGCCCCACTACGGCATCCAGATTACCGGGGTGGTGACGAGCCGAACCGCCCGATCGGACCTCGCCCGCTCCCGCTTCCCCCGCCTCGACGTCATCTTCGAATTCACCGCAGCCAGTGCGTTTGTCGAAAACCTCGCGGCTCTGTGTGACCTCGGCGCACCGCTCGTCGTGGGCACGACCGGCTGGTCCGAGCATCATGAGACCGCCGTGCGCGCTGCAGTCGAGCGTGCGGGCATTGCCGGCGTGTTTGCGGCCAACTTCTCGGTCGGGGCCACTGTGCTCGAAGCTGTCGCCGTACGGACGGCGACACTCATCGCGGACCACGGCGACTATGGTGCGTTCTTGCACGAGGCGCATCATGCGGGAAAGCGCGATGCGCCGTCTGGCACGGCGAAAGCCATCCTTGCGGCAATCGAGCGTGCCGGCTACCTGCAGCGGCTCGACGTCAGCGTGACGCGCGCCGGGCACCTCCCCGGCATCCATACCGTGGGATTCGACGGACCGAGCGAGACCATCACGCTGACACATACCGTGCGAGATCGCGCCACGTTCGCCCGCGGAGCGCTACACGCCGGCCGCTGGGTGCAGGGCAAGCAAGGATGGTTTACGATGCGCGACGTGCTCGGAATCGAGTAG
- a CDS encoding 4-hydroxy-tetrahydrodipicolinate synthase codes for MRTRFTGCGTALVTPFAADGGVDEARVRALARRQIDAGIHFLVPCGTTGEVPTLTSDERRRVVELVVEETGGRVPVVAGAGGYNTAEVVEQARDMQRAGVDGLLSVTPYYNKPTPDGLVEHYKAVAGASSLPVILYNVPSRTGCNIDPRTLARLAAIPNVVGIKESSGSLFQISEVCTVVPEGFIVVSGDDLLTLPLMAVGGHGVISVAANEIPAELTRLVELFEQGHTLEAQRLHKRLVPLLLGNFIESNPIPVKHVMAQMGLLEERYRLPMVPPRVETREKLARIIEELGLRSGAEVRA; via the coding sequence ATGAGAACGCGCTTTACGGGCTGTGGTACCGCGCTGGTCACGCCGTTTGCTGCCGACGGCGGCGTGGACGAGGCGCGCGTACGGGCGTTGGCACGACGACAAATCGACGCAGGTATTCACTTCCTGGTGCCGTGTGGCACGACCGGCGAAGTGCCGACGCTGACCTCTGACGAGCGACGCCGCGTGGTGGAGCTGGTGGTCGAGGAGACCGGCGGGCGCGTGCCTGTCGTCGCCGGCGCCGGCGGGTACAACACCGCCGAGGTCGTCGAACAAGCGCGTGACATGCAGCGCGCCGGTGTGGACGGCCTGCTCTCCGTGACACCCTATTACAACAAGCCGACGCCGGACGGCCTCGTCGAGCACTACAAGGCCGTTGCAGGCGCCAGCTCGTTGCCGGTGATTCTCTACAATGTGCCGAGTCGAACCGGTTGCAACATCGATCCTCGAACGCTTGCCCGTCTCGCCGCTATCCCCAACGTCGTTGGCATCAAGGAGTCTTCGGGGAGCCTCTTTCAGATCTCGGAGGTCTGCACTGTGGTACCAGAGGGCTTCATCGTCGTGAGTGGCGATGACCTGTTGACGCTGCCGCTGATGGCCGTTGGGGGGCACGGTGTCATCTCAGTGGCGGCCAACGAGATACCCGCCGAGCTGACACGTCTCGTCGAGCTGTTCGAGCAAGGTCACACGCTCGAGGCGCAGAGACTCCACAAGCGCCTGGTTCCGTTGCTGCTCGGGAACTTCATCGAATCGAATCCCATTCCTGTCAAGCATGTCATGGCGCAGATGGGGCTCCTCGAGGAGCGCTATCGGCTGCCAATGGTGCCGCCGCGTGTCGAGACGCGTGAGAAGCTCGCGCGAATCATCGAAGAGCTCGGCTTGCGGTCCGGCGCGGAGGTGCGAGCATGA
- the asd gene encoding aspartate-semialdehyde dehydrogenase, whose product MPPIEVGVLGATGMVGQQFVRLLAGHPWFRLTWLVASERSAGKPYREAAAWRLASLLPDEAARLVVEEPVPGKGPRLVFSGLDAGVAGEVEAAFAASGHLVVSNARNFRMESTVPLIVPEVNPDHLALVPRQRREKGWKGAIITNPNCSTVFLAMALAPLRAFGLESTVVTTLQAISGAGYPGVPSFDITGNVVPFIGGEEEKIESETKKILGTQQDGRVVPHPVAVSAHTTRVPVVDGHTEMVSVACAAKPSLDEVRRAFVSFRGKPQEAQLPSAPAQPLLYLDEPNRPQPRLDAEREHGMVVSIGRLRPCHVLDFKFVALGHNTVRGAAGAAILNAELMRAEGLLAD is encoded by the coding sequence ATGCCACCTATTGAAGTGGGAGTGCTTGGCGCGACCGGGATGGTGGGCCAACAATTCGTCCGACTCCTCGCGGGGCATCCGTGGTTCCGCCTGACCTGGCTCGTGGCCAGCGAGCGATCGGCGGGCAAGCCCTATCGCGAGGCGGCGGCGTGGCGGCTGGCGTCCTTGCTACCGGACGAGGCTGCTCGCCTGGTTGTGGAAGAGCCGGTGCCAGGCAAGGGGCCGCGCCTCGTCTTCTCCGGCCTCGACGCCGGCGTCGCCGGTGAGGTGGAGGCCGCCTTTGCCGCGTCCGGCCACCTCGTCGTGAGCAACGCCCGGAACTTCCGTATGGAGTCGACGGTGCCGCTAATCGTCCCGGAGGTCAATCCGGATCATCTCGCGCTGGTGCCACGTCAGCGTCGGGAGAAGGGCTGGAAGGGCGCGATCATTACGAACCCGAACTGCTCGACGGTCTTCCTCGCGATGGCGCTTGCACCGCTGCGGGCGTTCGGCCTCGAGTCCACCGTCGTGACGACGCTGCAGGCGATCTCGGGCGCGGGATATCCGGGCGTGCCGTCCTTCGACATCACGGGCAACGTGGTGCCGTTCATTGGCGGTGAAGAAGAGAAGATCGAGAGCGAGACGAAGAAGATCCTCGGGACACAGCAAGACGGACGGGTCGTGCCGCATCCGGTGGCGGTGAGCGCGCACACGACGCGCGTCCCGGTCGTGGACGGCCACACCGAGATGGTCTCGGTGGCGTGTGCCGCCAAGCCGTCGCTCGACGAGGTGCGCCGGGCCTTCGTGTCGTTTCGTGGCAAGCCGCAGGAGGCACAGCTGCCATCGGCTCCGGCGCAACCGCTCCTGTATCTCGATGAGCCGAACCGCCCACAGCCGCGACTCGACGCGGAGCGCGAGCATGGCATGGTCGTGAGCATCGGCCGATTGCGTCCCTGCCACGTGCTCGACTTCAAGTTCGTGGCGCTTGGACACAACACGGTCCGGGGTGCCGCCGGCGCGGCCATCCTCAATGCGGAGCTGATGCGGGCCGAGGGCCTGCTCGCGGATTGA
- a CDS encoding M20/M25/M40 family metallo-hydrolase, producing the protein MDSLDVVRLTTQLVDVDTTTGREGALAGWLSDYLRRLGWSVSEQVVSDDRRNILATLDPPRVVFSTHYDCVPPFFPSRIEDERLYGRGACDAKGILAAQVVAAERLRSAGERRIGLLFLVGEERGSDGAIAANTLADGCAFLVNGEPTDNRLAAATRGALRVRLEARGRAAHSSHPELGESAVEKLIDVLVRLRNAEWPHDVMLGRTHYTVGLISGGVAPNVVPASAEAEIVFRTVGPNDQVRDQLRTLAGSAAAVHDVLELPLVRMVTVPGFETEVFPYSTDIPCLTRWGQPLLYGPGSVLVAHTDEEHVPIPELHRAVDGYRRIAAALLEGGTD; encoded by the coding sequence GTGGATTCGCTAGACGTCGTGCGCCTGACCACGCAGCTCGTCGACGTCGACACGACGACGGGGCGCGAGGGGGCGCTGGCCGGTTGGCTGAGCGACTATTTGCGCCGCCTTGGATGGTCGGTCAGTGAGCAGGTCGTGAGCGACGATCGCCGAAACATCCTGGCAACGCTCGATCCGCCGCGTGTCGTCTTCTCGACGCACTACGACTGCGTGCCGCCCTTCTTTCCCAGCCGCATCGAGGATGAGCGGCTCTACGGGCGCGGCGCGTGCGACGCGAAAGGTATCCTCGCCGCTCAGGTTGTTGCCGCCGAGCGCCTGCGTTCGGCGGGCGAGCGACGCATCGGTTTGCTGTTCCTGGTGGGGGAGGAGCGCGGCAGCGATGGCGCCATTGCGGCCAACACGCTCGCGGACGGCTGCGCCTTCTTGGTGAATGGAGAGCCAACGGACAACCGATTGGCGGCCGCGACGCGAGGAGCACTGCGCGTGCGCCTCGAGGCGCGGGGCCGTGCAGCTCACTCGTCGCACCCAGAGCTCGGCGAGTCGGCCGTCGAGAAGCTCATCGACGTGCTGGTCCGCCTCCGCAACGCCGAATGGCCACACGACGTCATGCTGGGCCGGACGCACTATACCGTTGGCTTGATCTCCGGAGGGGTCGCACCCAACGTCGTACCGGCATCTGCAGAAGCCGAGATCGTCTTTCGCACGGTGGGGCCGAACGACCAAGTGCGTGACCAGCTGCGGACGCTGGCGGGGAGCGCCGCCGCCGTCCACGACGTGCTCGAGCTCCCCTTGGTGCGCATGGTGACGGTGCCCGGCTTCGAGACCGAGGTCTTTCCGTACAGCACCGACATTCCGTGTCTGACGCGATGGGGGCAGCCGCTGCTCTACGGGCCGGGCTCTGTCCTCGTCGCACACACGGACGAGGAGCACGTCCCAATTCCCGAGCTGCACCGGGCGGTTGACGGGTACCGGCGCATAGCCGCCGCGTTGCTCGAAGGAGGGACGGACTGA
- a CDS encoding TIGR00730 family Rossman fold protein, whose translation MTRQPLAYLNPEFLESDQARAIRILSEYFEPLGRFEEEKIQDTVVFFGSARMRSRVFAESARDRLKARLHARGPRSESAQSALARAEQAVEWSRYYEDARELARLLTEWTSSLDFPNHRFVVCSGGGPGIMEAANRGAHEAGGKTIGLNIRLPFEQGSNRYITKSLLFEFHYFFMRKFWFAYLAKALVVFPGGFGTFDELFEILALMQTRKLRKRVLVMLYGSDYWKTVVDFQAMVRHGAIAAEDVNLLTLVDDPTQAYETLKAELIAQHLLPQMAQERRAPGIAKTRA comes from the coding sequence ATGACTCGTCAGCCTCTTGCCTATCTGAACCCAGAGTTCCTCGAAAGCGACCAAGCCCGGGCTATTCGCATACTCTCGGAGTACTTCGAGCCGCTCGGTCGTTTCGAGGAAGAGAAGATTCAGGACACGGTTGTCTTCTTCGGCTCGGCGCGGATGCGGAGCCGTGTGTTCGCCGAATCTGCGCGGGATCGCCTGAAAGCACGGTTACACGCACGGGGGCCACGCAGCGAATCTGCGCAGAGCGCACTCGCGCGCGCCGAGCAGGCAGTCGAATGGTCTCGTTACTACGAGGATGCGCGTGAGCTGGCACGCCTGCTGACCGAGTGGACCAGCTCGCTCGACTTCCCGAACCATCGCTTCGTCGTCTGCTCGGGCGGCGGACCCGGCATCATGGAGGCTGCGAATCGCGGCGCGCACGAAGCAGGCGGCAAGACCATCGGTCTCAACATTCGGCTGCCGTTCGAGCAGGGCTCGAACCGTTACATCACCAAGAGCCTGCTCTTCGAGTTCCACTATTTCTTCATGCGTAAGTTCTGGTTCGCCTACCTCGCCAAGGCGCTCGTGGTCTTTCCAGGAGGATTCGGGACGTTCGACGAACTGTTCGAGATTCTCGCCTTGATGCAAACGCGCAAGCTGCGCAAGCGCGTCTTGGTGATGCTCTACGGCAGCGATTACTGGAAAACGGTGGTCGACTTCCAGGCGATGGTGCGACACGGGGCGATTGCGGCAGAGGATGTCAACTTGCTCACGCTGGTGGACGATCCGACCCAGGCTTACGAGACGCTCAAGGCAGAATTGATCGCACAGCACCTGCTGCCACAGATGGCACAGGAGCGGCGAGCGCCTGGTATTGCCAAGACGAGGGCGTGA